The candidate division KSB1 bacterium genome segment CGGTAGTGAAGCCATGGAATATAAGGATGTCCCAACTCCAGATCCAGGTACTGACGAGGTATTATTGAAACTCGGCGCTTGTGGAGTAAATTTCATAGATGTATACCAACGAACCGGTCTATACCCTGTTAACTTACCTTATATTCTTGGACTTGAAGGTGCGGGTAGTGTGGAGCAAATTGGCAATGATGTTTCCAGCTTTTCAATTGGCGATTCGGTAGCATTTACAGGAGCAGCCGGAGCCTATGCCGAATATGTTGTAGTACCTGCCGGTAAATTAGTGCGATTGCCGCAAGAAATCGATTTTCGTTCTGCAGCGGCTGTAATGCTACAGGGCATGACGGCTCACTACCTGGCATTCAGTACTTACCCGCTAAAGAGTGGTGACACATGCCTTGTCCATGCTGCCGCTGGAGGCGTCGGGCTCTTATTGGTTCAGATGGCGAAACAATGTGGCGCCAGGGTTTTTGGCACTGTTTCAACAGAGGAAAAAGCAGCTTTAGCTCGTTCTGCTGGCGCCGATGAGGTAATTCTATATACACAGAAAGATTTCGAACAAGATGTGAAAAGTTTGACCGATGGCAAAGGAGTCAATGTGGTTTACGATTCAGTGGGTAAAGACACTTTTGAAAAGAGTTTGAATTGCCTTTCGCTTCAGGGTTATTTGGTTTTGTACGGTCAATCGAGCGGTCCCGTGCCGCCGTTCGATCCGGCTATTTTAAATACAAAAGGCTCGCTCTTTCTCACCAGGCCATCCCTGTTTCATTATATTGCCGACCGGGCGAGTCTTGAAAAACGCGCAGAAGAAGTGTTAGATTGGGTTGCTAAAGGACAATTGAATTTGCGGATTGAACATGTTTTCCCATTAGCAGAAGCCGCCGACGCACATAGCAGTCTTGAAGGACGAAAAACTACTGGGAAAGTTCTTCTAATTCCGTAAGAATTATACTCTGAATAAACTCTAAATTTAACTTAGCCTGGATAATTCATGAATTATAGTTTTAAGCTTAAAATTTCCTAATTGTCATCCCGTCGCAACGGGATCTATTTCCATAAAAAGGGAATAGTAAAATCGTAAGTATAAATTAGTTGTAAAATAGATCCCTACTGGATGACAGTGATAAGGTTTATGAATAAATCAAGTTAGTTATTATAATATCAAATGTCCAAAATTACATTCAAATAAAATATTAAACCGTGAATGAAAAATTGTTCTTGTTTCGATTGATTCAAAAGTTATATTATTAGATTCAAATTATTGAATTCGAAAATCTGAAAAAATATAATCAATTCATAGAATCCACCTATGAAAACAACAATTAGAAAATCTGACCCAAAAAATGCAAACGAATTAACTTTGATTGCACACATCTCAAAAAGATACTGGGGATATTCTGAAAGCTCGATTAAGGAATGGGAAAATGAGCTCACAATAACAAAAGAATTCATACAAGTCAATCAAGTCTTTGAAATTGTAAAGTCAAAAAAAACGGTGGGTTTCTATGCTTTGGCTGATAAAGATGAAGGAATGAGTATTGAGCATTTTTGGATTTTACCTGAATATATAGGCAACGGGTTGGGGACGAAGTTATTCCAGCATGCTGTAAAAATTGCCGGATCGATGAGTGCTAAATGGTTTGAAATTGTATCTGATCCAAATGCAGAAGGTTTTTTTGTAAAGATGGGAGCCAAAAGAATTGGAGACCTTGTGACCCAGTTAGAAGGCAGACCTCGACGTTTACCTTTGTTTAAGTATAAATTTCCAATGAAGGAATGAATACCACAAGAAATATCAGAATAAATGTGTCTCTATTCGTATTGATTTTAGGATTGTTGTTCGGATGTAATCCAGCTCAAAAATCACAATATAAACTGGAATCGAATGAGCCTTTCCTCGTTATCCTTGGAATTGCACAGGATGCCGGCTTTCCACAAGCCGGTATGAAGCAAAATGAGCTTTGGGAAGATCCGACAAAAAAAAGATACGCAACTTGCCTGGCGTTAATCGATCCTTTATCCAAACAAAGGTGGATGTTTGAAGCTACTCCGGACTTTAAATACCAGCTTCATGAATTAGACAAGATTTTGCCTGTAGATAATGTTCCCGGATTGACTGGTATTTTTCTGACTCATGCTCATGTTGGGCATTACACCGGCTTGATACACATTGGTCATGAAATTATTGGCGGCAAGAAAGTTCCGGTTCATGCCATGCCGCGCATGCATGAATTTTTAAGTTCCAATGGCCCCTGGGATCAGTTGGTTCGGTATGAAAATATTGAATTACGAAAACTAACAAAAGATAAATCAATACAGTTGAATCCCAGGTTATCAGTTACACCATTTCTTGTTCCACACAGGGATGAATATTCTGAAACCGTTGGTTTCCGCATTCAGGGTCCGAATCGTTCGGTGATTTTTATTCCTGATATCAATAAATGGGAAATATTGGATGAGTGGGGGATCAGGATTGAGGATTTAATTTCACAGGTTGATGTTGCATTGTTGGATGGCTCTTTTTTTGCCGACGGGGAAGTGCCGGGGCGGGTGATGTCTGAAATACCACACCCTTTTATTTCTGAAAGTATGGACCGGTTTAGTGCGCTTGCGGAACAGGAAATCGAAAAGATTAAATTCATTCACCTGAACCGAACCAATCCTGCGCTGTTTGAAGAAAACATAGAATTTAAAGAAATTAAAGCTAAAGGATTTGGACTTGCCAAAGAATTAGAAAGGATCAGGCTTTAGTTGTTTTAATATTAAGTAGGTCAAATTATACATAACAACCTTGTTTAGCATCCTGAGTAATCCCGACGTTTTTTGTCGGGATATATCGAAGGGTGCTACTCAAAATAACAATTGTGAACAGTTTAATAGAACATCACAATAATTCATAAAAAAGGAATCATTCAATGTTCATAAACAGACTGCTGCAACACAAAGTTTGCGTAATTTTCTTATTCGTTCTTTTATTCGGCTGTCAATCCCAAAGAGCAGATATCCCAGCAAGAGCTGATTACACCTCAGTTACCAAAGCTTTAGAACGTGTAATCACCAGGGAAATGGAGGACAAACAATTTTCGGCTGTATCCATCGCTCTGGTGGATGACCAGGAAATCGTCTGGGCAAAAGGATTTGGCATGGCTGATCCTGATAAAAAAACCGTTGCTACTGCTGAAACAGTTTACAGAATTGCATCTCTGTCTAAGTTGTTCACTGATATGTCTGTTATGCAGCTTGCAGAAAGCGGAAAAATAGATATCGATGCGCCTGTCACAGATTATCTGCCAAATTTCCAACCACAAAATTCATTTGGTAAAAGGTTAACACTTCGACAAATTATGAGTCATCGTGCCGGAATTGTGCGTGAACCGCCGGTTGGACATTACTTCGATCCTACTGAACCAACAGTCGCACAATTGGTTGAGAGCCTAAATCAAACAGCTTTGGTCTATGAGCCCGAAACACGCACCAAGTATTCAAATGCCGGCATTTCAGTAGCAGGGTTTGCCGTTGAGAAAGTTGCTGAAAAGCCTTTCATCCAATACATCCAAGCCGCAATACTTGATCCAATTGGCATGACGAGAAGCGCCTATGAACCCCTCCCGGAAATCAAAAAACATTTGGCAAAGGGTTACATGTGGACTTATGATGGCAGAACTTTTGAAGCTCCTACATTTCAACTGGGTATGGTGCCTGCCGCTGGCATGTATTCCACCGTTAAAGATCTGGCAAGGTTTATGAAGGTGCTGTTCAACAATGGGGAAGGCCCCGGTGGAGCCATACTCAAACCAGAGACCCTTGCGAAAATGTATGAGATCCAATACGCAAGCGAGGAACAGAAATCCGGCTTCGGACTAGGGTTTTATGTTAATGAATTCGAAGGGAAACGAAAAATCGGGCACGGTGGTGTGATGTATGGATATGCTACTCAAATTGCCGCATTACCGGATGAGAAATTGGGAGTCGTAACGATTATTACATTAGATGCAGCCAATGAAGTAGCAAACCGGATAAATAATTATGCATTTAAACTCATGCTGGCTAAAAAAGAGGGTAAAGTTCTTCCCGAGTTTGATCAACCGGGATCACCGATTCCGACTGAAGTTATACGAAAAATAGAAGGTACTTATGTAAATTTAAAACGTACCGTTGAGCTCAAGGAACAAAATGGAAAATTATTCCTTTATTCCGGCAGTATTCGTGCAGAATTAAAATCCATTGGAGATACGTTAATTACAGATGATCCTTTGGGCTATGGTGTAAAGATAGTGCCACAAGAAAATGGCGGTATTATTTATCAAAGTGAATCTCTGTCCCGGCTGACACTCGATCAACCAACCTCAATCCCAAAACACTGGAATGGTTTGATTGGGGAATATGGTTGGGACCACAACACGCTTTATATATTGGAGAAATATGGAAAACTGTACACTCTAATCGAGTGGTTTTTCTATTATCCCCTTGAGGAAATATCCAGGAATGTTTATGCTTTTCCAAATTATGGATTATATCATGGAGAAAAGCTCAT includes the following:
- a CDS encoding quinone oxidoreductase is translated as MKAIQITKHGGSEAMEYKDVPTPDPGTDEVLLKLGACGVNFIDVYQRTGLYPVNLPYILGLEGAGSVEQIGNDVSSFSIGDSVAFTGAAGAYAEYVVVPAGKLVRLPQEIDFRSAAAVMLQGMTAHYLAFSTYPLKSGDTCLVHAAAGGVGLLLVQMAKQCGARVFGTVSTEEKAALARSAGADEVILYTQKDFEQDVKSLTDGKGVNVVYDSVGKDTFEKSLNCLSLQGYLVLYGQSSGPVPPFDPAILNTKGSLFLTRPSLFHYIADRASLEKRAEEVLDWVAKGQLNLRIEHVFPLAEAADAHSSLEGRKTTGKVLLIP
- a CDS encoding GNAT family N-acetyltransferase — its product is MKTTIRKSDPKNANELTLIAHISKRYWGYSESSIKEWENELTITKEFIQVNQVFEIVKSKKTVGFYALADKDEGMSIEHFWILPEYIGNGLGTKLFQHAVKIAGSMSAKWFEIVSDPNAEGFFVKMGAKRIGDLVTQLEGRPRRLPLFKYKFPMKE
- a CDS encoding pyrroloquinoline quinone biosynthesis protein PqqB, giving the protein MNTTRNIRINVSLFVLILGLLFGCNPAQKSQYKLESNEPFLVILGIAQDAGFPQAGMKQNELWEDPTKKRYATCLALIDPLSKQRWMFEATPDFKYQLHELDKILPVDNVPGLTGIFLTHAHVGHYTGLIHIGHEIIGGKKVPVHAMPRMHEFLSSNGPWDQLVRYENIELRKLTKDKSIQLNPRLSVTPFLVPHRDEYSETVGFRIQGPNRSVIFIPDINKWEILDEWGIRIEDLISQVDVALLDGSFFADGEVPGRVMSEIPHPFISESMDRFSALAEQEIEKIKFIHLNRTNPALFEENIEFKEIKAKGFGLAKELERIRL
- a CDS encoding serine hydrolase is translated as MFINRLLQHKVCVIFLFVLLFGCQSQRADIPARADYTSVTKALERVITREMEDKQFSAVSIALVDDQEIVWAKGFGMADPDKKTVATAETVYRIASLSKLFTDMSVMQLAESGKIDIDAPVTDYLPNFQPQNSFGKRLTLRQIMSHRAGIVREPPVGHYFDPTEPTVAQLVESLNQTALVYEPETRTKYSNAGISVAGFAVEKVAEKPFIQYIQAAILDPIGMTRSAYEPLPEIKKHLAKGYMWTYDGRTFEAPTFQLGMVPAAGMYSTVKDLARFMKVLFNNGEGPGGAILKPETLAKMYEIQYASEEQKSGFGLGFYVNEFEGKRKIGHGGVMYGYATQIAALPDEKLGVVTIITLDAANEVANRINNYAFKLMLAKKEGKVLPEFDQPGSPIPTEVIRKIEGTYVNLKRTVELKEQNGKLFLYSGSIRAELKSIGDTLITDDPLGYGVKIVPQENGGIIYQSESLSRLTLDQPTSIPKHWNGLIGEYGWDHNTLYILEKYGKLYTLIEWFFYYPLEEISRNVYAFPNYGLYHGEKLIFDRDDKGYATQVEAANVVFKRRPAGMDGGATFKIKPLKESEELRKTALAANPPAENRELEADLVDITQLDNTIKLDIRYSSTNNFMSTVFYEQAKAFMQRPAAEALVRVHRDLKKMGYGLLIHDAYRPWYVTKMFWDATPESLKHFVADPQKGSRHNRGCAVDLTLYDLKTGETVDMVATYDEFSDRSFPYYPGGTSQQRWLRKLLRNSMEAEGFEIYQFEWWHFDYETWQKYPISNLTFEGILNQNQQ